In the Uranotaenia lowii strain MFRU-FL chromosome 1, ASM2978415v1, whole genome shotgun sequence genome, GAGGATTTTTTCAATGTAGAGGTTGTCGTAAAGAGctagctagtttacgagaattttgtatttaaaaaaggcacatcaactcgacatcgtagttaaaaataaaaaaaaaatatcaaaaagttgCTATAAACATCCGTTATGGTCGGTATCGTATCTCTTTTACaattattggatagattacaactAAATTTAACATGctgaatttaaagtttgaaaaaatagtgcacagtgtTGTTTTCGTAGCCATCGTCTCCACTTACCCTGGTGTAccttattcagaaaaatatcttaaaatttcaacattgtttctaattaaaaatcctttgaaaGCTCGGAATgcataaattcttaaaaaaaaaaagatttttcaagtttgtacccttttatatcatttaaaaaatgttgattttaattttagccgtattttttttactttattcaaaCTGGTTTAGTACTGCATTTTATTCTTCCAGTTTTTGCCGATGGTCGGGTTTGCATATCCATATTACACGCTCCAGGAGACGATCCGTTAGGTATTAAAAGCATGGTACAATGGAAGACCAAGCAACTTAttctttgttaattttatttaggATATGAACTATCTGCTGAACGTTGGAGTCCTGTGCAAAgcgttgaaaaaattctacttaGCGTCGTGAGCATGTTGGCAGGTATGAAAGAGTAAATtagtgtttttcttttatttaaatcagatgaataacaaaaaatcatagaattaGATTTGACGGGTTGAAAAACCTATAAACCTTATTTAGAACGGTCTAAACaagttttatgtttcagaaCCCAATGATGAATCCGGGGCAAACGTGGATGCAGCGATCATGTGGCGTGAAAATCGAGAAGAGTTTAACAAAATAGCGAAACGTATCGTTAGGAAAACACTCGGGCTGCCTTCATAAATGTGCatagaaataaattaatttcgtTGTATTAGTATTAGTTTTTCTAAAGTTAGTGATGGTTAATGCTTACCTGAGAAGGTGAACGAGTTACAAATTTTTAGAAGGTGCATTTGGGGTCTCCAATATCTATTGCATTCTGTggacttattgaatttttttataagctGCTATTAGTTTGCTGGATTAGGACAGGTTTATTTTGTTCGATGTTGATTTTCAATACTGGTGTTAAACTTCCCAAATTGAGCATGTTCGGTTTGCCCAAAGAGTGTCCTTTTTTCACGTGCTGTTTACTCTTAATATTTCCGTGCTGCTGATGGTCAACATCAGCGTGCATGTATTcactatttttatgatttttcagaaggtcaattaacaaaactttttcGTCGGTAACTTTTGCTGCACATCACGTTACAACAAATTTGCAAATGTTGAAACAAGAATAACACCTGATTCCTTCTTTACATCCATTGCTTAGCGTTAACCAGCTGtgtttcttttcaaattctctagttttttttcaagaatctcTCTTTGTTGATTGAATTTGGCTGGAGTGTGAGTCCGTAGGGGGCTTTCAGGATCAGGTAATATAAGTcttgaaaagtattgaaatgtAACCAATTCTTCGATACAGAGGGTGAATGACCGCGAAAGTTGAAATCctctaaacaaataaaaatagaatagaatataaGCCATTGATTAAAGGCTTTGCCATCGATTGAAGGCTTTGTCATCGAAAtatgatgaacaaaaaagttTGCCGTGTTTTGTTTCGCGGCAAAAATACTATTTACATTGTTCAAGCGAACATAACGAAGGGTACATATTCATTGTCTTTCCGAATTCCTTTTCGTTTGAGGAATCTACAACTAGTTATAGGTTTTACATTACGTTTTGTTAACAAATCAGCGccagtttttttaactttaagatTCATGGCATTTTGTTGAAGGGGAGTAtgacatttggcataaagccatttggcataatgccttttggcataaaggccatttggcataaaagccatttggcatataATTTCAACTTACCGAGTGATGACTGTTTAAATaaacttgcaatttttttttttgcgaggtTACCGCAAACATCGAGGATGCAGGGggtgaggcggcacaaagccgccaaAGCTCCccaatccgaggtggccgccgaccctcCGTCGGTATCGGCGACCttattacattggtctaggtctactGGGGCCTCCTAGGTTTACGTAAAAGCTAGGAGTGATTCTTCAGCCCCGTCCGCCGCGCGATAGCGCAAAGGACAATATTTCATggaagttcgaacgcgcagcttGAGGAGCCGGTTCAAGCTTAGGTCTGAACGCCTTACTTATTGCGGTTCTACAAAAGTCAACACcagcctcctcacgctgcgcgttcgaacttttaTTAAATATTGTCCTTCGCGCTATCGCGCGGCGGACGGGGCtgagggatcacccctagctttcgcGTAAAGGTTTACTCCTAGGTAGGAGGCACCagtagacctagaccaatgtaataaggccaccgcttccgacggcgggtcggcggccacct is a window encoding:
- the LOC129738710 gene encoding ubiquitin-conjugating enzyme E2 G2 isoform X1, yielding MAGSALRRLMAEYRQLTLNPPEGIIAGPVSEENFFEWEALITGPEGTCFEGGVFTAKLVFPPDYPLSPPKMRFTCEMFHPNILHFILPVFADGRVCISILHAPGDDPLGYELSAERWSPVQSVEKILLSVVSMLAEPNDESGANVDAAIMWRENREEFNKIAKRIVRKTLGLPS
- the LOC129738710 gene encoding ubiquitin-conjugating enzyme E2 G2 isoform X2, with translation MAGSALRRLMAEYRQLTLNPPEGIIAGPVSEENFFEWEALITGPEGTCFEGGVFTAKLVFPPDYPLSPPKMRFTCEMFHPNIFADGRVCISILHAPGDDPLGYELSAERWSPVQSVEKILLSVVSMLAEPNDESGANVDAAIMWRENREEFNKIAKRIVRKTLGLPS